In a genomic window of Oncorhynchus keta strain PuntledgeMale-10-30-2019 chromosome 28, Oket_V2, whole genome shotgun sequence:
- the LOC118361568 gene encoding mitogen-activated protein kinase kinase kinase 8-like — MDYKYANAGIELLLAHMNIEDIIGAVENLYHTEEEEAGALCEGLSQEEMDENEETVDDSGDEVTGVTGGTQGTQQGNGGGMVRYGTVSDLLAFVNLISNMPPESLQHQTEEMGVLLNKKHMVLKKGRYRIDLDVLLFPWVWTYKTPGSGGHVPKGSFGKVHLAQDTVTRKRMACKRIPMEHFKPADVEIQARFRHENIAELYGALLWDQNIHLFMEAGEGGSVLEKLDSCGPMREFEIIWVTQQVLRGLEYLHSHNVIHHDIKPSNIVLMSDKAVLVDFGLTVQMTEELYTPRDLRGTEMYMSPEVVLCRGHNTKTDIYSLGTTIIHMQTGSPPWVRRYPRRSYPSYLYIIHKQAPPLEDIAEDCSGAMRSFLERALERNPAQRSSAAELLRDEAINPPREEQPRCWSLDSALVETSHPLRQHSQQPDTTQESSLYSEPEDSAHLRRKGSLYIDLGAMTGYYNLVRGPPATEYG; from the exons CTCTCTCAGGAGGAGATGGATGAGAACGAGGAGACTGTGGATGATTCGGGGGACGAAGTGACAGGGGTGACGGGAGGGACCCAGGGCACACAGCAGGGGAACGGTGGTGGTATGGTCCGGTACGGGACGGTGTCGGACTTGCTCGCCTTCGTCAACCTGATCTCTAACATGCCACCAGAATCACTGCAGCACCAGACCGAGGAGATGGGTGTGTTACTGAACAAG AAACACATGGTGCTGAAGAAGGGACGCTATCGCATCGATTTGGATGTACTTCTGTTTCCATGGGTGTGGACCTATAAGACTCCAGGCTCCGGCGGCCATGTTCCAAAGGGATCATTTGGGAAAGTCCACTTGGCCCAGGATACCGTTACCAGGAAGCGGATGGCATGTAAACGG ATCCCCATGGAGCATTTCAAACCAGCCGATGTGGAGATCCAGGCCCGGTTCCGCCACGAGAACATTGCAGAGCTCTACGGTGCTCTCCTCTGGGACCAGAACATCCATCTGTTCATGGAGGCCGGCGAGGGAGGCTCGGTTCTGGAGAAACTGGACAGCTGTGGACCCATGAGGGAGTTTGAGATCATCTGGGTCACCCAGCAGGTCCTCAGGGGCCTGGAGTATCTGCACTCTCACAATGTCATCCACCACGACATCAAAC CCAGCAACATTGTTCTGATGTCAGACAAAGCGGTGCTGGTGGACTTTGGCCTGACGGTGCAGATGACAGAGGAGTTGTACACCCCTAGGGACCTGCGCGGCACAGAG ATGTATATGAGCCCGGAGGTGGTTCTGTGTCGAGGACACAACACCAAGACGGATATCTACAGTCTGGGAACCACCATTATCCACATGCAAACTGGCAGCCCGCCCTGGGTCAGGAGATACCCACGCAGGTCCTACCCATCCTACCTCTACATA ATCCACAAGCAGGCCCCTCCCCTGGAGGACATAGCAGAGGACTGCAGTGGTGCCATGAGGTCCTTCCTGGAGCGAGCCCTGGAGAGGAACCCTGCCCAGCGCAGCTCTGCAGCCGAGCTCCTGAGGGACGAGGCCATCAACCCTCCCAGGGAGGAGCAGCCACGCTGCTGGAGCCTGGACTCAGCCCTGGTGGAGACTTCACACCCTCTGAGGCAGCACAGCCAGCAGCCTGACACCACACAGG AATCGTCTCTGTACTCTGAGCCTGAGGACTCTGCCCACCTGAGGAGGAAGGGATCACTGTACATTGACCTAGGGGCAATGACTGGGTACTATAATCTAGTAAGAGGCCCCCCTGCTACAGAGTATGGCTAA